A window of the Candidatus Jettenia caeni genome harbors these coding sequences:
- a CDS encoding deoxyribonuclease: MRRSNLPHVKSSKDLETTYEAVRAGFVAQALEKNRQATPYVEEARALKVAASTAKTPSDLLNIPDIQSALLTAAGVSDKANNHLLSKDKEEAIKGLIDNFLEPAGKKFVEELVFRFLLIRGDTLDGSMRNIGGVLAQRKLTRSIISALKIAGKSYELLHSETNTWIPMSENDAEIEIFVKGISWKKDNESRTALFNLFVPIVGNNIDLCLFNCAPKNFSNKKIGKDTTNSPHAYIALGELKGGIDPAGADEHWKTAWTALSRIQDAFAKSRHKPYLFFIGAAIESKMATEIWYL; this comes from the coding sequence ATGCGCAGGTCGAATCTGCCGCATGTAAAGTCGAGCAAAGACCTTGAGACCACGTATGAGGCTGTCCGTGCAGGTTTTGTAGCACAGGCCTTAGAGAAGAACAGACAGGCTACTCCGTATGTTGAAGAAGCAAGGGCATTAAAAGTTGCCGCTTCAACTGCTAAAACACCGTCTGATTTGCTTAACATTCCTGATATACAATCAGCCCTATTAACTGCTGCCGGTGTATCAGATAAGGCAAACAACCATCTACTGTCAAAGGATAAGGAAGAAGCAATAAAAGGGCTAATTGATAATTTTCTTGAGCCAGCAGGAAAAAAGTTTGTTGAAGAACTCGTTTTCAGATTTTTGCTGATACGTGGAGATACCTTGGACGGCTCAATGCGGAACATCGGTGGGGTTTTAGCCCAGCGGAAGTTGACTCGGTCTATCATTTCTGCACTCAAGATTGCTGGCAAATCATATGAGTTGCTTCATTCTGAAACAAATACATGGATACCTATGTCAGAGAATGATGCAGAAATTGAAATATTTGTAAAAGGAATCAGTTGGAAAAAAGATAATGAAAGCCGTACAGCACTCTTTAATTTATTCGTACCCATCGTTGGCAACAATATTGACTTGTGTTTATTCAATTGTGCGCCAAAAAACTTTTCTAATAAGAAAATTGGCAAAGATACAACAAATTCTCCTCATGCGTATATTGCACTTGGAGAACTAAAAGGAGGAATAGACCCTGCTGGCGCTGATGAACACTGGAAGACTGCATGGACAGCGCTCAGCAGGATTCAAGATGCATTTGCAAAGTCCAGACACAAACCTTATCTTTTCTTTATAGGGGCAGCCATAGAATCAAAAATGGCAACAGAAATCTGGTATCTGTGA
- a CDS encoding DNA-methyltransferase — translation MLTQSKNVNAFKQSIALSKVEHLDRELYHYFKDKFHLDLCLSRSIVSFQANKNREVYRWYKYKEAFSASLVEYLLEKYNIVNGTMLDPFAGSGTSLFAASAQGINADGIELLPIGQQIINTKKILALDFTQDDFNTLKRWLLEQPWEKSKLRIPLNELRITKGAYPEQTKEAIEKYSGACEQENERIRTVLQFALSCILESVSYTRKDGQYLRWDYRSGRRQGKKPFNKGTILSFTKAICDKIDEIIFDLQTRGKQKTLFTSKHSHGTIHLYSGSCLDILPIIPTNTYDAIITSPPYCNRYDYTRTYALELALHGTSEKGLVHLRQHMLSCTVENRAKDLLKINPQWLEAITVADHQELLQSILKYLDDQKAQGMLNNNGIPRMVRGYFYEIACIIAECSRVIKPKSLLFMVNDNVRYAGAGISVDMILSNIAEKLGFQIEKILVLPNGKGNSSQQMGKHGRELLRKCVYVWRRT, via the coding sequence ATGCTAACGCAGTCTAAAAATGTTAATGCATTTAAACAATCGATAGCTCTGAGCAAGGTTGAACACCTTGATCGAGAGTTATATCATTACTTCAAGGACAAATTTCACCTTGACCTTTGTTTGTCCCGTTCAATCGTTAGTTTTCAGGCCAATAAGAATAGAGAAGTTTACCGATGGTATAAATACAAAGAAGCGTTCTCCGCTTCCTTAGTCGAATATCTGCTTGAAAAGTACAATATCGTTAATGGCACAATGCTGGATCCATTTGCCGGCAGCGGAACTTCTTTGTTTGCCGCTAGTGCACAAGGAATAAACGCAGATGGAATCGAATTGTTGCCGATTGGCCAACAAATAATCAACACGAAAAAAATACTAGCGTTAGACTTCACACAAGATGATTTTAATACCCTTAAACGGTGGTTGCTCGAACAACCATGGGAAAAATCTAAGTTACGAATACCACTGAACGAATTACGCATTACGAAAGGCGCATATCCAGAACAAACAAAAGAAGCAATCGAAAAATACTCAGGCGCATGCGAACAAGAGAATGAACGCATTCGAACAGTTTTGCAATTTGCTTTATCGTGCATTTTGGAATCGGTGAGCTATACACGCAAAGATGGTCAATATCTACGCTGGGATTACCGGTCTGGTAGACGACAGGGTAAAAAACCATTCAATAAAGGAACTATTCTCAGCTTTACGAAGGCTATTTGCGATAAAATAGATGAGATCATTTTTGACTTACAAACCAGAGGAAAACAGAAAACACTTTTTACCTCAAAACATTCACACGGTACGATCCATCTCTATAGTGGTTCATGTCTTGATATCTTGCCGATTATTCCCACAAATACGTATGATGCAATTATTACTTCACCTCCATATTGTAATCGATACGATTACACACGCACGTACGCTTTAGAACTTGCCTTACATGGGACAAGTGAAAAAGGATTAGTACATCTCCGGCAACACATGCTTAGCTGCACGGTTGAAAACCGTGCCAAAGACTTGCTAAAGATAAATCCACAGTGGTTAGAGGCCATTACTGTTGCTGATCATCAAGAACTGCTACAGTCCATCTTGAAATACTTAGATGATCAAAAAGCACAAGGTATGCTCAATAATAATGGTATTCCCAGAATGGTTCGAGGCTATTTTTATGAGATAGCTTGTATAATCGCTGAATGTTCAAGAGTAATAAAACCTAAGTCTCTTTTATTTATGGTGAACGATAACGTTCGATATGCGGGAGCCGGTATTTCAGTAGATATGATACTTTCCAACATTGCAGAGAAGTTGGGGTTTCAGATAGAAAAGATCTTAGTATTACCTAATGGCAAAGGGAATAGCAGTCAACAGATGGGCAAGCACGGACGCGAATTGCTCCGAAAGTGTGTTTATGTTTGGAGAAGAACCTGA
- a CDS encoding metal-binding protein, which translates to MEKILWDESFSVGVRDLDEQHKQIIIMVNTLIEMNDTKVDSEIISDTLTKMTRYATDHFNKEEHYMLEYGYPEYSLQKKQHQEFKRKTVDFCMETMIHNTAVPIAIFTYLKSWWTNHILKDDMKYKKFFNERGLK; encoded by the coding sequence ATGGAAAAAATACTATGGGACGAAAGTTTTAGTGTCGGCGTTCGGGACCTTGATGAACAACATAAACAAATCATCATCATGGTAAACACCTTAATTGAGATGAATGATACAAAAGTCGATTCAGAAATTATCTCGGATACATTAACAAAAATGACCCGGTACGCCACTGATCATTTTAACAAAGAAGAACACTATATGCTCGAATATGGTTATCCGGAGTATTCATTACAAAAAAAACAACATCAGGAATTTAAGAGAAAAACTGTTGATTTTTGTATGGAAACGATGATCCACAATACGGCAGTCCCGATAGCAATATTCACGTATTTAAAATCGTGGTGGACGAACCATATACTGAAAGATGATATGAAGTACAAAAAGTTTTTCAACGAGAGAGGACTAAAGTAA